The Rhizobium rosettiformans genomic sequence TGCGACTGGACATAGGCGGCGAGGCCATAGACGGTGTCGTTGGCAATCGCGATCGCCTCCTCTTCCGTCTCGTAGGGCATGATTGACAGCACGGGACCAAAGATCTCTTCACGGGCAATCGTCATATCCGGTGTCACATGGCCGAAAACAGTCGGACGGATGTAATAGCCGCGGTTCAGGCCCTCTGGCCGCCCGGGTCCGCCGGTAACCAGCAGCGCGCCCTCTTCGATCCCCACTTCGATCAGCCGCTGGATCTTGTTGTATTGAACGTCGCTGACGACAGGACCGAGGACGGTATCTTCAGCCCGCGGGTCCCCGACCTTGTGAGCGTCCGCAGCCTCGCGCGCGATATGCAGCGCCTCGTCGTGGCGATCAGCTGGCACCAGCATCCGCGTCGGTGCATCGCAAGACTGGCCCGAATTGCCGAAACAGCCCTCCACGCCCTTGCGCACGGCAGTTCCGAAATCGGAGTCAGGAAGAATGATATTGGCTGACTTGCCGCCCAGTTCCTGCGCCACACGCTTGACCGTATCGGCCGCCGTCTTGGCGACGATGATGCCTGCCCGCGTCGAGCCGGTGAACGACACCATGTCGACATCAGGATGGCCTGCCATCACCTGACCAACTTCGGGCCCGCGGCCATTGACGAGGTTGAACACCCCATCAGGCGTTCCCGCCGCCTGCATCACCTCGGCGAAGATCAGCCCCGAGATCGGGGCGATCTCCGAGGGCTTGAGCACGACGGTGCAGCCGGCGGCAATTGCCGGCGCGACTTTGCAGACGATCTGGTTGAGCGGCCAGTTCCAGGGCGTGATCAGCACACAGACGCCGATCGGCTCCTTGACGATGCGGGTTGGGCCGCGCTGCTCGATGAATTCGAAGCTCTTGAAGGCGGCAATCGTTGCCTCGAGATGCGCCCGCCCTGCTCCGGTTTGAGAGTCCCGCGCAAAGCTGAGCGGCGCACCCATTTCCCGGCTGACCGCCTGAGCGATGTCTTCGAAGCGCTCGTTGTAGACGGCAAGGATGCGCTCGAGCAGCGCCAGCCGCTCAGACCGGTCGGTCAGCGAGAAAGTGGCAAAGGCTTTTCGGGCGGCCGCCACGGCGCGGTCGACATCGCCGCGTCCACCGATCGAAATCGTCGTGAAGGGCTCCTCTGTGGATGGATCGATGACATCCAGAACCGCAGGCTCCAGCGGATCGACCCACGCACCGTCTATGAAGAACTTCAGATGGTTGGACATGCGGGCTCCAGCGGAGTGAAAGTAAGGTCTTTGGCACTATTGGTCACATGCCGGATCACGGCAAGCATGCAAGACGGCGTGATCAGGCTTTCCCCAACCTGAATTCGGGGATCAGCGCTCCAGTCCATCGAGCAGTCGATACCAGGCAAGATGAGCAGCGACCCCGAGACGTCGGTAGCGATGCAGCGGAATGGGGACCATGGGCGTAATCGGCAGTGGCAGGGCCTCCCGGCTCCCCTCGGCCAAATACCGCGCGAGAGCCTGACCGAGCGCCACCATCAGCCCGATGCCGCGCCCCTGGCAGCCGGCCGCCATCAAGAGCCCCGGCTGCGGTTCATGCAGATGCGGCAGATGGTCGGGCGTCATCGCGACACGACCGAACCAGCGATGCTCGATCCCCACGGAGCCAAGCATGGGAAAGAGCCGAAGCATCGCCCGCTCCAGATGCAGCCAGTCGTCGGTCGATTGCGGCACGCGCATTGGCCCCCGTCCACCGAGCACCAGACGACCGTCGGCGCTGCGGCGATAGTAAAGGACGATCCGCCGGCTGTCTGAGACCGCCTGTCCGCTCGGCAGGATGAAATCGAAATCGGGCGGCAGCGGCTCCGTGGCGATCTGGAAGGAATGCAGCCAGACGAGGCTCTGGGCAAGGTTCGGCACCAGCCCCTCGGAATAGGCGTTGGTCGCAACAAGGACTTTCCGCGCCCGGAACGAGCGACCGGACCGCGTGGAGACTTGCCAGAAGGTCCCTTCCCTCTGCAGCGACGTGGCGGCATCATTCAGCACCAGCGCTGTGCCGGCTTCCGTTGCGATACGCGCGAGTTCATGCGCCAGCGCCAGCGGATTGACGACACCGGCGCGCCGATCGAGAAAACCACCGCGATAGCCTTCGGCACCGGTCAGAAGCGCAATCTCTGCCGGATTGAGAAGCGCGACATCCGCGCCTTGCGCCCGCCATTGCCGGTTGCGCTGTGCCGCCGCCTGCATGGCGGTCTCGGTATGCGCCGCCTGGATCCAGCCGGAGCGCATATGCTCGACATCCAGCCCTTCGCGGGCGATGAGATCGAAGACAAGATCTGCCGTCCCCGCCGAGAACTCGACCAGCCTTCGACCGGCCTCCTCACCGAAAAGCGCAAGCAGCGTTTCCGGATCCTGCTTCAATCCCGGAATCACCTGGCCGCCATTCACCCCGGATGCCCCGTCACCGATCCCGCCGGCTTCGATGACCTGGACCGAAAGCCCGGCACGCGCCGCATGCAGCGCTGTCGAGAGACCCTGATACCCG encodes the following:
- a CDS encoding aldehyde dehydrogenase family protein produces the protein MSNHLKFFIDGAWVDPLEPAVLDVIDPSTEEPFTTISIGGRGDVDRAVAAARKAFATFSLTDRSERLALLERILAVYNERFEDIAQAVSREMGAPLSFARDSQTGAGRAHLEATIAAFKSFEFIEQRGPTRIVKEPIGVCVLITPWNWPLNQIVCKVAPAIAAGCTVVLKPSEIAPISGLIFAEVMQAAGTPDGVFNLVNGRGPEVGQVMAGHPDVDMVSFTGSTRAGIIVAKTAADTVKRVAQELGGKSANIILPDSDFGTAVRKGVEGCFGNSGQSCDAPTRMLVPADRHDEALHIAREAADAHKVGDPRAEDTVLGPVVSDVQYNKIQRLIEVGIEEGALLVTGGPGRPEGLNRGYYIRPTVFGHVTPDMTIAREEIFGPVLSIMPYETEEEAIAIANDTVYGLAAYVQSQDIDHARRVAARMRAGSVYLNYPDWDTSAPFGGYKQSGNGREYADWGIHDFLEIKGIVGWGA
- a CDS encoding NAD(P)/FAD-dependent oxidoreductase, which codes for MQPAIPVSSVWRRPVSPLACRCEEGDLDLVVIGAGYQGLSTALHAARAGLSVQVIEAGGIGDGASGVNGGQVIPGLKQDPETLLALFGEEAGRRLVEFSAGTADLVFDLIAREGLDVEHMRSGWIQAAHTETAMQAAAQRNRQWRAQGADVALLNPAEIALLTGAEGYRGGFLDRRAGVVNPLALAHELARIATEAGTALVLNDAATSLQREGTFWQVSTRSGRSFRARKVLVATNAYSEGLVPNLAQSLVWLHSFQIATEPLPPDFDFILPSGQAVSDSRRIVLYYRRSADGRLVLGGRGPMRVPQSTDDWLHLERAMLRLFPMLGSVGIEHRWFGRVAMTPDHLPHLHEPQPGLLMAAGCQGRGIGLMVALGQALARYLAEGSREALPLPITPMVPIPLHRYRRLGVAAHLAWYRLLDGLER